GCACCCAAGGGGCGCTGGGACCTGGACACCCGCGTCGCCCAGGCGGACTTCGAGGGGTTCGACAAGCACGTGCTCATCCCGGAGAACCGCGAGCTGCTGTACACCTGGGACCGGGACCTGGGCTGCGAGCTGGCCCGGCGCTACAACGACGCGGTGGCCCGGGACCTGGCGGAATGCGCCCATCCCGAGCGTTACATCGGCGTCGGCTGGGTGTTCCTGCCGGACGTGGAAGAGTCGTGCAAGGAGCTGGACCGGATGGTGAACGAGCTCGGCATCAAGGCCGTGAAGTTCATGGGCGGCTTCGAGGACGCCAACCTGGGCGCCGAGCGCCTGTGGCCGTTCTACGACAAGGTGTGCCAGCTCGATGTTCCCATCCTGGTGCACGACACCGCGTCGGACCGGCAAGGCCATCCCAACCCCGCGCTGGTGGGCATCGAGCAGCTCTTCCTGGAGGTGGACAACAACGCCCTGCCCTTCCTGCTGGCGTTCCCGTTCCGCTACATCGTCGACATGGGCAGCCTGATCCTGCGCGGCGCGCTCAAGGAGTTTCCCGACTTGCGCATCTGCTTCGTGGAAGGTTCCGCCGCCTTCGTGCCCTGGCTCATGAACCGCCTGGACATGGACCCCGACGCGCGCAAGCGGCTCGGCAAGGCCCCGAGCGAGTTCTTCAGCCAGATCTGGGTATCGGCCTTCGCCGCCGAGACCTCCGTGCGCTACGCCTGCGACTTCTGGAAAGACCACAACCTGACCGTGGGCAGCGACTACCCGCACAACGATCCGTCGGGCACGTGGAAAGAAGGCACGGTGCGGATGGTGCAGGAGCTGGAGGGCATCTCGGACGACGACAAGGAGAAGATCCTGGGCGGCAACGCCATGCGGCTCTTCGGGATGACGTAGACCGGTCGGTCTCGCCTTCGACAGTGCAACTCTCCCGGGTGGGAGGCGACGGAAGCCTCCGCCGCCCGCCCACGGCCCGATCAACCCACTGAGCGAAAGGATCACCGTGCTCTTCTCAATACACGTCCCGGCCCGGAACGCGGAAGAGATCAGCCGCCGCGCCGTGGCCGCGGAAGCCCTGGGCTTTCACGCCATGTTCTTCGCCGACGGCCACCTGAACAACCTGGACGGGTTCCAGGCCATGACCGTGTGTGCGCTGCGGACGGAAAAGCTCCGTTTCGGCATCGCCGCGACCACCATGGCCTACCGCGATCCCACGACGCTGGCCCTGTCCGCGGCCACGTCCAACGAGTTCTCGGACGGACGGGCCATCCTGGGCCTGGCGACCGGCGACGGTTCCACCTACCGGCTGGGGCGCAAGGCCACGCGGCTGGCGGATTTCGCCGCCGGACTGGCCAACATCCGCGAACTGCTGGGCGGGCGCTCCATCGAGGTGCCCCGGGGCGAAGAAGGCGCCGGCGCGGCCTCCCTCAACGTGGGCAAGCTCCCGGTGCCGATTTACGTGGCCTCGGTGGGTCCCCGCAGCCTGCGGGTGGCCGGACGTTACGCCGACGGCATCATGCTGGGCACCGGATTCGACCTCGACGTGCTGGAGTGGGCGCAGGCCCACGTCGCCGCCGGCGCTCGTGAAGACGGCCGGGACCTGTCCGACATCGACATCGCCATGGCGGGCATGATCTGTGTCGACCGTGACGGCGCGCGCGCACACGAACGGGTGCGCCCACGCCTGGTCAACCGCGTCCATCACAACTTCCGCTTCACGACGGAGACCGTGCCGCCGGACGAGTTGCCCGGAGTC
The nucleotide sequence above comes from Deltaproteobacteria bacterium. Encoded proteins:
- a CDS encoding amidohydrolase family protein; translated protein: MYIDCDTHYFPVKFLEGISDQYPESPRVVRNGDEVKSVLPDGTLIKNQAPKGRWDLDTRVAQADFEGFDKHVLIPENRELLYTWDRDLGCELARRYNDAVARDLAECAHPERYIGVGWVFLPDVEESCKELDRMVNELGIKAVKFMGGFEDANLGAERLWPFYDKVCQLDVPILVHDTASDRQGHPNPALVGIEQLFLEVDNNALPFLLAFPFRYIVDMGSLILRGALKEFPDLRICFVEGSAAFVPWLMNRLDMDPDARKRLGKAPSEFFSQIWVSAFAAETSVRYACDFWKDHNLTVGSDYPHNDPSGTWKEGTVRMVQELEGISDDDKEKILGGNAMRLFGMT
- a CDS encoding LLM class flavin-dependent oxidoreductase, yielding MLFSIHVPARNAEEISRRAVAAEALGFHAMFFADGHLNNLDGFQAMTVCALRTEKLRFGIAATTMAYRDPTTLALSAATSNEFSDGRAILGLATGDGSTYRLGRKATRLADFAAGLANIRELLGGRSIEVPRGEEGAGAASLNVGKLPVPIYVASVGPRSLRVAGRYADGIMLGTGFDLDVLEWAQAHVAAGAREDGRDLSDIDIAMAGMICVDRDGARAHERVRPRLVNRVHHNFRFTTETVPPDELPGVKRFMAGFDISKPLEERADPSLITDYMLRRFAITGTPEECLTRVRELAEAGVKHLLLTPPMRVLDEVMDLWGREVIPGCADLE